The following proteins come from a genomic window of Sphingobium cloacae:
- a CDS encoding IS5 family transposase, producing MGHDRRVRCHARDAGRTGGARRGRRHDRQHGGPGTSLCRRHKKGTQQTEALGRSRGGFTTKLHARCDARGLPLGFVLTPGQAHDVQGFAPLFRMITDRIKAFLADRGYDADAIREEIEAAGVEAVIPAKVNRRNPAPHDRAKYKWRNLIERLFNKLKNWRRIATRYDKTKESYLGFVALVSVKLWIPFVHET from the coding sequence ATGGGTCACGACCGGCGTGTTCGATGCCATGCTCGAGACGCTGGCCGAACTGGCGGGGCGCGACGCGGCCGCCGACATGATCGACAGCACGGTGGTCCGGGCACATCATTGTGCCGTCGGCATAAAAAGGGGACTCAGCAAACCGAGGCGCTTGGCCGATCGCGAGGCGGCTTCACGACGAAGCTCCACGCAAGGTGCGATGCCAGGGGCCTCCCCCTCGGCTTCGTGCTGACACCCGGACAGGCGCACGATGTGCAGGGCTTCGCCCCACTGTTCCGTATGATAACCGACCGGATCAAGGCCTTCCTGGCCGACCGGGGCTACGATGCCGATGCGATCCGCGAAGAGATCGAGGCGGCGGGTGTCGAGGCGGTGATCCCTGCCAAGGTCAACCGGCGCAATCCCGCCCCGCACGACCGCGCGAAATACAAATGGCGCAACCTGATCGAACGCCTGTTCAACAAACTCAAGAACTGGCGGCGCATCGCGACCCGCTACGATAAAACCAAAGAATCATACCTCGGCTTCGTAGCGCTCGTGTCAGTCAAACTCTGGATACCCTTTGTCCACGAAACCTAA
- a CDS encoding IS5 family transposase (programmed frameshift), whose translation MSDLYWLTDEQMARLEPYFRKSHGRPRVDDRRVLSGIIFVNRNGLRWRDAPKDYGPHKTLYNRWKRWGDKGIFLRMMEGLAGPQAPDRKTIMIDATYLKAHRTASSLRVKKGNAGRLIGRTKGGMNTKLHAVTDANGRPLSFFMTAGQVSDYIGAAALLDELPKAQWLLADRGYDADWFRDALQEKGITPCIPGRKSRNKAVKYDKRRYKRRNRIEIMFGRLKDWRRVATRYDRCPTAFFSAIALAATVIFWINQ comes from the exons TTGAGCGACCTGTACTGGCTGACGGACGAGCAGATGGCGCGGCTGGAGCCGTATTTTCGGAAGAGCCATGGCAGGCCGAGGGTGGACGATCGACGGGTGTTGAGCGGGATCATCTTCGTCAATCGCAACGGGCTGCGCTGGCGGGATGCACCGAAGGATTACGGGCCGCACAAAACGCTGTACAACCGCTGGAAGCGGTGGGGCGACAAGGGCATCTTCCTGAGGATGATGGAAGGCCTGGCTGGGCCCCAAGCTCCTGATCGCAAGACGATCATGATCGACGCGACCTATCTCAAGGCCCACCGCACGGCTTCCAGCCTGCGAGTAAAAAAGGGGA ATGCGGGGCGCCTGATCGGCCGCACGAAGGGCGGCATGAACACCAAGCTTCATGCCGTCACGGATGCGAATGGTCGCCCGCTCAGCTTCTTCATGACCGCCGGCCAGGTCAGCGATTATATCGGCGCCGCCGCTCTGCTCGACGAGCTTCCCAAAGCCCAATGGTTGCTCGCTGATCGTGGCTATGATGCCGACTGGTTCCGTGATGCCTTGCAGGAAAAAGGCATCACGCCCTGCATCCCGGGCCGGAAATCCCGGAACAAGGCCGTCAAGTACGACAAGCGCCGCTACAAAAGGCGTAACCGCATCGAGATCATGTTCGGCCGCCTCAAAGACTGGCGCCGCGTCGCCACCCGCTACGATCGCTGCCCTACGGCCTTCTTCTCCGCCATCGCCCTCGCTGCCACCGTCATCTTCTGGATCAATCAATGA
- a CDS encoding IS110 family RNA-guided transposase — MSIDTMIGVDLAKSVFQIHGASMNGEILFQRKLSRQAFSVFMAQHSAAVVVMEACGSAHYWARLLSGFGHEVRLIAPRYVRPFVKRQKNDAADAEAIVVAAQRPEMRFVEPKSVAQQSAAILYRSRQRLVRQRTETVNALRAALYEFGHIVPQGIQHVSRIGAILEAPNSDLPTLMREECLAMLDQVAALSGWIDTKTAKIKELAATTPISKRLQTMPGVGPLVAMAVETFAPEMATFNNGRDFAAWLGLVPRQFSSGGKERLGRITKAGQSDIRQMLIIGAMSRLNWMGRKSIPESSWLARMMARKPRMLVAIALANKMARQIWAMLTKNEDYRNPTPVMAA; from the coding sequence ATGAGTATCGATACGATGATTGGTGTGGACCTGGCGAAGTCTGTTTTCCAGATTCACGGGGCGTCGATGAACGGCGAGATACTGTTTCAACGCAAGCTGTCGCGGCAGGCCTTTAGCGTGTTCATGGCTCAACACTCAGCTGCCGTGGTCGTCATGGAGGCGTGCGGTAGTGCCCATTACTGGGCCCGTTTGTTGAGCGGATTTGGTCACGAGGTCAGGCTGATCGCGCCACGCTATGTGCGGCCATTTGTGAAGCGGCAGAAGAACGACGCAGCCGATGCCGAAGCGATTGTGGTGGCGGCTCAACGGCCCGAGATGCGCTTTGTCGAACCCAAGAGCGTGGCTCAGCAGAGCGCGGCGATCCTGTATCGATCACGCCAGCGCCTTGTACGTCAGCGGACAGAGACAGTGAACGCCTTGCGGGCAGCCTTGTATGAGTTCGGGCATATCGTTCCTCAGGGCATTCAGCACGTCAGCCGCATTGGCGCGATCCTGGAGGCGCCCAATAGTGATTTGCCGACTTTGATGCGCGAGGAGTGCCTCGCGATGCTCGATCAGGTCGCGGCGCTCAGTGGTTGGATTGATACAAAGACCGCAAAGATCAAGGAACTCGCAGCCACCACGCCGATATCGAAGCGATTGCAAACCATGCCTGGCGTCGGTCCGCTAGTGGCGATGGCAGTGGAGACCTTTGCGCCTGAAATGGCGACCTTTAACAATGGCCGCGACTTTGCGGCCTGGCTTGGATTGGTCCCGCGACAGTTTTCATCAGGCGGTAAGGAACGGCTTGGGCGGATCACCAAGGCTGGCCAGAGCGACATCCGGCAAATGCTGATCATTGGCGCGATGTCGCGATTGAATTGGATGGGACGCAAGTCGATCCCGGAAAGCTCATGGCTTGCACGCATGATGGCCCGCAAGCCGCGCATGCTGGTCGCCATCGCATTGGCCAACAAAATGGCACGCCAGATCTGGGCCATGCTGACCAAGAATGAAGATTACAGGAATCCGACGCCGGTCATGGCTGCCTGA